A single genomic interval of Schistocerca americana isolate TAMUIC-IGC-003095 chromosome 2, iqSchAmer2.1, whole genome shotgun sequence harbors:
- the LOC124594720 gene encoding molybdenum cofactor biosynthesis protein 1-like → MESVDSSGALKKIKDRESVLMTTDGLILTRQLVALQRAGLDGLNICLDTLQSQCYNQIMRRKGWERAMAGIDLALQLEYDPVKINCVVMQSFNEDEVCSFVELTKEKNVDVRFIEYMPFSGNKWNDGKMVSFCEMLQIIRKQWPNFDPLPNGPNDTSKAYHVPGFKGRVGFITSMSEHFCGTCNRLPITADGNLKVCLFGNSEISLRDAIRSKCSEDDLLAMIGAAVRRKKKQHAGMLNLSKMKNRPMILIGG, encoded by the exons atggaatcagttgacagtagtg gtgccctgaaaaaaataaaagatcgcgaaagtgtcttaatgacaaccgatggcctcatattgacaagacagctggttgccttgcagagggcagggcttgacggtctgaacatctgcttagacaccctgcagtcccaatgctacaaccagatcatgaggaggaaaggctgggagcgtgccatggctggcatagatctagccttgcaacttgaatacgaccctgtgaag ataaattgtgttgtaatgcaaagttttaatgaagatgaagtgtgcagttttgtggagttaacaaaagagaaaaatgttgatgtaagatttatcgagtacatgcctttcagcggcaacaaatggaatgatgggaagatggtctcattttgtgaaatgctccaaataattagaaagcagtggcctaattttgatcctcttcccaatgggcccaatgatacctcaaag gcataccatgtcccgggcttcaagggacgtgtgggatttattacctcaatgagtgaacacttctgtggcacgtgcaaccgtttaccgataacagctgatggcaatttgaaggtgtgtctctttgggaattcagagatatctctcag agatgcaatacgaagcaaatgcagtgaggatgacttgcttgccatgattggggcagcagtgagaagaaagaagaaacaacatgcag